The sequence below is a genomic window from Silene latifolia isolate original U9 population chromosome 7, ASM4854445v1, whole genome shotgun sequence.
ctttcctgTGTAGACCAAATGATTTAGTCCGGATTCAAACTGAATAAAATTACTAAAACAGTACTAGACATTCCCGAACCGCTTATTAAGCCAGAAGAACCCCTTGTCAGCAAATAAAACTCCCTCAAAACTCCATTGTCTCTCACTCACTTGACAATCAGTCTCAAAACTCCATTGTTGTAGAGAGAGATCTTCAACCTCCATTTTCACTAGGTattcctttctctctctcttctcttgcCCATACCCTTCTTCTCTCCTCGCTTCCTTCTCTACTTACTCCCTTTAATTTCTCTCCAAAACCCctaattccaaaccctaatttcccTAATTCTCGCTTTGTTTCGCAGGTAGCCATGAATGCCCCTGATCGTTATGAGCGATTCGTCGTCCCCGAAGGCGTCAAGAAGTAATCCCCCATTCCCCCAATTCTTCTTCTTCCCCGCTTTTAATTCAGTAGCGGAACTAAAGGGGGTCCTTTAGACaatgaaaaatttcaaaactttTAGTTAAAATTTACGGGTTTACGGTTTTTTAGTTTACCTTATTGAATTACTAGTTCGTCCCCTAACTTTAAATCCTGGTGGCGGAACTAGGGGATAGCAGGGGCGCTCGTTCCTCTGGACAATGGAAAATTTCGAAACTTTTAGTTAAAATTTACGATTTTTTAGTTTACTTTATTGAATTAGTAGTTCGCCCCGCCTGGTTCCTCAGCTGTGTTTACTATTAGTCTtttgtaagacggttttatacaaaTGTTTTACAAAACTAATCTGTTTTACGGTATGTTTAGTTAAGGCTGCCTTCTGCGTGTATTTGTGTTGTATCTATTGGTATGATATATGTCAATTGTCATGCATGATGTATGAATTATTGAATTTGATGGATTTTTAGGGTTTCTTATGAGAGGGATACCAAGATTATTAGTGCTGCTTCGTTTACCATTGAAAGAGAAGATCATACCATTGGCAACATCCTTCGCATGTACGTTTCGTTGTACTTTTTTTCTCTAGTTTGATAGGTGAATTTTACTTCTGGATGAACCCTAATTGTTTGAATTATTGGGTTTTAGGCAATTGCACAGGGACCCGAATGTTCTTTTTGCTGGTTACAAGCTTCCTCACCCTCTTCAGTACAAAATTCTTGTCAGGGTTAGTCTTCTTTTGTTTCATTTTACTATGTTTCTTAGGGTTCTCAAGGTTTTTGTTGAATTTTTGGTACTTGATTTTGGATGTACTTGGCCATTTCTCTGATTCATGCTATTATTCGGCATTTCACAAAAATGTTATTATCGAGTTTTGTGGCATTTATCCTTGATTCTCTGAGGCTTTTAGGAAAGGAACAGGCAACAACAGATATTCAAATAAAAACTGAATGTAGGATAGTTGTATATGAAGTAAGTAGATGAGAATGAAGCACAAGAAGATGTGTATTGCTTGAAAAAGTATTGATTATTAGCTGTAAACACAATGGAGGATGTCTGCATTTGTGGGATTACCGACTGGCTAGTGTAGAACATAACCAGGCTATAAAATTTGGGCTTCTGATGTATTTGTCCCAAATTTAATGGTTGATTGTTTCAATCCCAGTCATTATGAATGTTATCTGTCATCATGTTTGTCCACTCATAATCTTACTTGACACTCTCATTCTGTTGAGTTTAAGCCAAAACTTTCGCATGACGTGCTTTCAAGAGAACTGGAATATACAAGTTGAATACTTGATTTTAGCTTTGGGAACATGTGGCGATTTTTGAGCTTTATTGATGGTCATCAAGAATGCTTTTGTACATTTCTTCTTTTCAAGTTTAAAACTAACATCATTGCCTTAGAAATGTCGTTGATGTTTTTGAACTTGATAAGCGACAGTAgatgttttctttacctttctctACCAGACCTATGTTGTTTGTGGTAACGCTGACATACGATTGTCAGCTATATTCATGTAGTGAGAGCTATGTTCGTTTGTGGTACTGTGAGCATATCAGACTTACTAACCAACCTAGATCATTTGAGAAGTCTTGTGTTCGATGCATGCAATTTTAAGTTGACTAGGGAGATTCTCAAGGTGCTTTATAACATAGGTATTAATTTGTTTGTCGGCTGTATTTTTTCGTGTAAGCAGATTCATACAACAAGTCAGTCTTCACCTACCCAGGCATATAATCAAGCTATCAATGATCTAGACAAGGAACTTGACTGTCTAAAGAGTGCTTTTGAGGTGAGATATCGTTGCCTAACGCAGTCAAAGCAGATGTTAATTTTAAATGCATCTAGCCACAATTCTTTCATGTTAGGTTCTCTGAATTTTTGACTGCTTGCTTGATTGCTTCATTTGTTTATCTGCACATCATCACTATATTCACAATCTTTGAGAAAATAGAAACTCTCCAGCCATAGACATATCTGAATTATACTTTAAATATCGCCAATATTTTTGCTAGTTTGCCACTTTCACCTTGTATCAATTTATCTACCCTAAACTaactaggggtgagcaaaaccgtatacccgatacggttttaaAAATCGCAAAAATCACTATACGGATCCGATACGGTttaaccgtatatacggttttcGGGTACCCGGAAAAAACGTGTATACGGAAACCGTATATACGGATACGGTTTGGTGTCAAATGCGCAATTAAACATTGTAGTTATTCAAGAGctaataattacataaaaaaaacattaGGAGTGGAAGTTGAAAGAGGAACtttgcgttt
It includes:
- the LOC141592744 gene encoding DNA-directed RNA polymerases II, IV and V subunit 11: MNAPDRYERFVVPEGVKKVSYERDTKIISAASFTIEREDHTIGNILRMQLHRDPNVLFAGYKLPHPLQYKILVRIHTTSQSSPTQAYNQAINDLDKELDCLKSAFEAEVARFTTSDF